The Parambassis ranga unplaced genomic scaffold, fParRan2.1 scaffold_131_arrow_ctg1, whole genome shotgun sequence DNA window CTTAAATATGTTTACAATCAGAATGTATGTTGCTACTGATTAGATTATgatttgaattatttttataGATAAAATTCACTGATTGTATAGAATGAATGGATCGCTGTTCCCTGGCAATCAActctaaaacacctgcagacaggtgGGGCAAGGTGTGTGTAGGAGAAAgaagtcaggaggaggagagatacgGTTTTGTTACCGCAATTTGATTTAATTAGTTCTTATTTTGAATTTTGTTTTGTGGAGGACAACTATGGAGAAAATCATTCTTTGTTAATAAAAGAGACAAGAAAACAAGCTGTGGATCTCCACGAGTCACAaacctcctccaaacaaagggccaTCCACTGGCCGTAACAGACTGTCTTACTCAACTTGTATCATTGTCAACATATGGTGTAGATAATCTTCTGGCAGGTTAACACCAACAAGCCAGAATCCCTTCTCACTGCTTTGTCATTCCCTAAAACGTTAGCTTTAACTGTGCATATTAATGTAATGTTGATCTCACAAACTGTTTTTTCGTTCACTGTTCTCTTGtatatgtaaaaaacaaaaacactccaCTCATGTTTTTGTCAACTAGAGTGAAAGTCATTATTAATGAATGATTGTAAGTGTTgtattttgtcctttttgtaTAACACAGGTCTTCAAGATGCAGGTTTTGAGTCTCCACAGGTCTTCCTGGTGTCCAGCTTTAACATTCAGGAGTATGACTTCCCTCTGCTACAGGAGACATTAGAGAGAGAACTTCCTGAACACAAGAGGAACGCTCTGCTGATGACCACACCCATCACCAGCCTGGAGATCattgagagaaagaaaaaggattTTCAAGCCCAAATAAAGTACTATGCTGCTGCATCTGCAGTTGGAGCAGCTGTTCCTGTTCCTGGTCTTTCTACTGCTGTTGATGTAGGCATACTgattgctgctgtcacacagtatGTACATGGGTTTGGCCTTGATACTCCAACAATGAAGAGGCTTGCTGTCAGAACAGGTGTGTCATATGATGATCTGCATGGTGTCATTGTTTCAccactggctgcagcagaaataacTAAGGAGCTAATATTGAAGGTGCTGGCCACTCTGTCAGGCACAGCTTTTTTAATGGCAGCAGAGGAAGGGTCCAGGTTCATTCCATTTATTGGAATTCCTGTAGCAGCGGCTCTCTCTTCTTTCACAACCAGCAGACTTCTGAATTACATCCTCAACATGCTCGCTGAAGATGCACAGAGAGTCTTTACAAAGGCTTTTTCACAGTAAAATGTAGATAGTTGACTTTACTTTAACAAAAAATATGCAAACTCgcctcagaaaaaaaataccttataattaagactaaatcctagtaaagataaaagaaGGCTTAGAATGtaatttttcattttgcagGAGAATTGAGGGGTTTTGCCTatagtgtgtgttatttttgaatgtgtgtaaacaaatgagaaaaactgtaaacatttgCAATTCAAACGTAATGAGAGTTTGCTGACCTCTGGTGGTTTCTGTGGAGAACAAGTTTTTTTTCGGTCACTGGTACTACAGTTTTTATATTTGGATATAGTGGTTTGTTCTGtcattactgttgttttttatcTCACTTAGATATTACTAATACACAGGgtcggcccaagcctttatggggccctaagcaaaatttcacctcagcatcagatgcttcatcatcctataggctgcactgtgtgtaatgcATGCTACTGAATGTGCAATATCATCTCGAaatgtattaatcaatgttattttttaaaatagaaaataaatatattttatcatggacttttggtgttAGGAAGTTAGGAAACCGTCTactggagggagacagagacagggtttgtgttttaatggtaccttatattatggactttgcagacaaacaacaaacatggatTTGGAAACATGGAACAacagacatgaaacaaagaatCTGAATGGCCATTTCAAGTTGTCATCAATTTCAACATTACATGGTTACAATCGAAGTGATTGTACCTTGaatgttattcattcaactTCACTCATCTCTCCCAATGTCCATATTAAACCCAGGGGCCCGAAAGGGGCAGTGTGGAAgttgtctgtgtggagagggacGTGGCCTCTCCTACCAGCCTAGCTTGGAAAGGGGACTCCTCAGGCTTGAGGTGGAAAAGTCTTTTCCCATCTTGAGTTGAGATGAATTGAGTTCAGGCTCTAGGCCTTATCAGTAGCTCGCCATCAAAACCTggcctggatgagacacagggccagggtttcagttagtgtgcacacaaataacagtaattattactagctgcattaaatacatttgatACAATGattgaaggagtgagagctcttaccgttaatACAAGATCATCAAACAATCCATATGCAGTCTCGTCTTTATTTACGTttagtttcatttcatttcatggtGGTCTGCTGATCATACCAGTTTTATCATTAAACTATATCCAAAGGGAGCACAGATGCAGGGCAGTACATAG harbors:
- the LOC114429405 gene encoding interferon-inducible GTPase 5-like, translated to MQNIPLNIGVTGENGSGKSTFINAFRGLNDGDDGAACTGCTETTETADPYLHPRDANVTFWDFPGIGSDENRAAGYTKKVNLDKCDFFIIISANRFTENDVRLAKEIKKMKKKFYFVRSKIDSDLYNEKKKLKTSFNREETLTAIINNCIEGLQDAGFESPQVFLVSSFNIQEYDFPLLQETLERELPEHKRNALLMTTPITSLEIIERKKKDFQAQIKYYAAASAVGAAVPVPGLSTAVDVGILIAAVTQYVHGFGLDTPTMKRLAVRTGVSYDDLHGVIVSPLAAAEITKELILKVLATLSGTAFLMAAEEGSRFIPFIGIPVAAALSSFTTSRLLNYILNMLAEDAQRVFTKAFSQ